From Granulicella sp. WH15, the proteins below share one genomic window:
- a CDS encoding cupredoxin domain-containing protein, with the protein MKTKLLLLLLLAGFVSAGAFSTHIIHAQEAPKRIEITAKRFAYEPGEITLKKGQPVVLVIKSLDVAHGLRFRELNLNAKINKGGSAELPLTPDKTGDFVAHCSVFCGSGHGGMMLTLHVVD; encoded by the coding sequence ATGAAAACGAAGTTGCTGCTGCTGCTCCTGCTTGCCGGGTTTGTCTCTGCGGGCGCATTCTCCACCCACATCATTCACGCGCAGGAAGCCCCCAAGCGCATCGAGATCACAGCCAAGCGCTTCGCATACGAGCCCGGCGAGATCACCCTGAAGAAGGGGCAGCCCGTAGTGCTCGTCATCAAGAGCCTCGACGTAGCCCACGGCCTGCGCTTTCGCGAGCTGAACCTGAACGCGAAGATCAACAAGGGCGGCTCGGCCGAGCTTCCGCTCACTCCCGACAAGACCGGTGACTTCGTAGCCCATTGCTCCGTCTTCTGCGGCTCCGGCCACGGCGGCATGATGTTGACCCTTCACGTAGTGGACTAG
- a CDS encoding O-antigen ligase family protein, which translates to MSSEQSHFAGEIAAPSPDTAMPFVVGFFFSFRLFIILLSVRALGTDPQTGTEISIALNLLLLFVVAFSTLGAADRTFGSMLYLPSIRWVLFFLAFTCCSLSWSVAASLSAAAAYWCAMAADTAMIVLLLRIQPTTSLVHSLMKGYVCGASAIAVIAWLLPTQSDLRLGDEELLGANQIGYLCAFAFFFAQYLIQQKIARYSIPAILLGVTLLRSLSKTTIVAFLVAEGFILLRDRSMSRRTKLLLLFTTALITLAFSSLLTSYFDIYSNAGNSPETLTGRLGIWAVILDEAIKQPWIGHGFYSVWKVIPPFGDFEARHAHNELIQLFYSYGAVGIAMMAGLYISFYLQIRRFTTGSLRTFYCALLIFVLIRGLADTEVFDLSLSLWAIVMFSLLMEQTHSSDLPLES; encoded by the coding sequence ATGAGTTCAGAGCAGAGCCACTTCGCCGGAGAGATCGCCGCACCATCGCCCGACACGGCGATGCCCTTTGTCGTCGGCTTCTTCTTTTCCTTCCGGCTCTTCATCATTCTCCTCTCCGTGCGCGCCCTCGGCACCGATCCGCAAACAGGCACCGAGATCAGCATTGCACTGAACCTCCTGCTCCTCTTCGTCGTCGCCTTCAGCACCCTCGGCGCAGCCGACCGAACGTTCGGCAGCATGTTGTACCTTCCCTCCATCCGTTGGGTGCTGTTTTTTCTTGCTTTCACCTGCTGCAGCCTCTCCTGGAGCGTTGCTGCCTCTCTTTCCGCAGCGGCAGCCTACTGGTGCGCCATGGCCGCCGACACAGCTATGATCGTGCTGCTTCTGCGCATCCAACCCACCACCAGCCTCGTCCACTCCCTGATGAAGGGCTACGTCTGCGGCGCGTCCGCCATCGCGGTCATCGCATGGCTGTTGCCCACCCAGTCAGACCTAAGGCTCGGCGACGAGGAGCTACTGGGAGCCAACCAGATCGGCTACCTCTGCGCCTTCGCCTTCTTCTTCGCCCAGTACCTCATACAGCAGAAGATCGCCCGCTACTCCATCCCCGCTATCCTGCTCGGCGTAACTCTCCTCCGCAGCCTCAGCAAAACAACCATCGTTGCCTTCCTCGTGGCCGAGGGCTTCATCCTTCTGCGCGACCGCTCCATGAGCCGCCGCACCAAGCTCCTGCTCCTCTTCACGACCGCACTGATCACCCTCGCATTTTCAAGTCTCCTGACCTCTTACTTCGACATCTACTCCAACGCGGGCAACAGCCCCGAGACCCTCACCGGCCGCCTCGGCATCTGGGCCGTCATCCTCGACGAAGCCATCAAGCAACCGTGGATCGGCCACGGCTTCTACTCCGTCTGGAAGGTGATCCCCCCCTTCGGCGACTTCGAAGCCCGCCACGCACACAACGAGCTGATTCAGCTTTTCTACTCCTACGGAGCAGTTGGCATCGCCATGATGGCTGGTCTCTACATCAGCTTCTACCTGCAAATTCGACGCTTTACCACCGGCTCCCTGCGCACCTTCTACTGCGCTCTACTGATCTTCGTGCTGATACGCGGCCTGGCCGATACCGAAGTCTTCGACCTCTCGCTTTCGTTGTGGGCAATCGTCATGTTCAGCCTCCTGATGGAGCAAACCCACTCATCCGATCTCCCACTCGAAAGCTAG
- a CDS encoding HAMP domain-containing sensor histidine kinase — protein sequence MLLVLAMALVTVIVTALFMLLIRHRLGAQVTEDLSQDLTHSVITFQNLQAERLAALERENALLAELPTLKALMTSGDDLTIQDGATEFWQLSGNDLFALANPSGRIVAVYSKNAPPDATLHTALQSLVSSPDKQYLIDGSLLYACSLRPLYFGGDDDGTLLGYVISGISIGRTVRQISEPTGVEATFLSGGHIVASTLTPANQAGLASHPSISSSPSTVTLGGTRFLSATEDLSTSATSPLELVVLKSFAPAERRIARIDHMVLSTGLLALLSGTVLMITLSRLLTRPLEELSDSVKAFGMGDSNFRIPRHGTQEVLQLSAAFDRMRDEIQQANRARLESERLATIGRMASSVSHDLRHYLAAVYANSEFLASDRLSLEERAEIFADIRTAVLGTTDMIESLLVFSRTGASVRRTPELLSTLLDRALALVRSHPDSHGVKLITSLGEPTQTAAFVDGKQIERAIYNLLLNACQAAHTAETGTVPSVTVTLEAQPEHMIVNIIDNGPGVPENIRKSLFDPFVSEGKQKGTGLGLTLAHRIAVEHGGEVILLSSCPGETIFQMRVKRGLRTDEATSTSDVERQDRVIAHEKVWT from the coding sequence GTGCTGCTCGTCCTCGCTATGGCCCTGGTCACTGTCATAGTCACAGCTCTGTTCATGCTGCTGATACGGCATCGTCTGGGCGCGCAGGTCACCGAAGATCTCTCGCAGGACCTCACCCACTCCGTCATCACCTTCCAGAACCTTCAGGCCGAGCGCCTCGCCGCGCTGGAGCGCGAGAACGCCCTGCTCGCCGAGCTGCCCACGCTCAAGGCTCTGATGACCAGCGGCGACGACCTCACCATCCAGGACGGCGCGACCGAGTTCTGGCAGCTCAGCGGCAACGACCTCTTCGCCCTGGCCAATCCCAGCGGCCGCATCGTAGCCGTCTACTCCAAGAACGCCCCCCCCGACGCAACCCTGCACACCGCCCTGCAATCCCTTGTCTCCTCCCCCGACAAGCAGTACCTCATCGACGGCAGCCTGCTCTACGCCTGCTCCCTGCGCCCGCTCTACTTCGGCGGCGACGACGACGGCACTCTCCTCGGCTACGTCATCAGCGGCATCTCCATCGGCCGCACCGTCCGCCAGATCAGCGAGCCAACCGGCGTCGAGGCGACCTTCCTCAGCGGCGGCCACATCGTAGCCAGCACGCTCACGCCCGCCAACCAGGCAGGTCTCGCCAGCCATCCGTCCATAAGCTCCTCCCCATCCACGGTCACCCTCGGCGGCACCCGCTTCCTCTCCGCGACAGAAGACCTCTCCACCTCGGCCACCTCGCCGCTCGAGCTGGTCGTCCTCAAGTCCTTCGCGCCCGCTGAGCGCCGCATCGCCCGCATCGACCACATGGTCCTGAGCACCGGCCTTCTGGCCCTTCTCTCCGGCACCGTCCTGATGATCACCCTCTCCCGCCTCCTCACGCGCCCGCTCGAAGAGCTATCCGATAGCGTCAAGGCCTTCGGCATGGGAGACAGCAACTTCCGCATCCCCCGCCACGGCACCCAGGAGGTGCTCCAGCTCAGCGCAGCCTTCGACAGAATGCGCGATGAGATCCAGCAGGCCAACCGCGCTCGTCTCGAGTCCGAGCGTCTCGCCACCATCGGGCGCATGGCCAGCTCCGTCTCGCACGATCTCCGCCACTACCTCGCCGCTGTCTACGCCAACTCCGAGTTCCTCGCGTCCGACCGCCTCTCGCTCGAGGAGCGCGCCGAGATCTTCGCCGACATCCGCACTGCCGTCCTCGGCACCACCGACATGATCGAGTCCCTGCTGGTCTTCAGCCGCACCGGAGCCAGCGTCCGCCGCACCCCCGAGCTGCTCTCCACCCTGCTCGACCGCGCCCTGGCTCTCGTCCGCTCTCACCCCGACTCCCACGGCGTCAAGCTCATCACCAGCCTCGGCGAGCCCACCCAGACCGCGGCCTTCGTCGACGGCAAGCAGATCGAGCGCGCCATCTACAACCTTCTCCTCAACGCCTGCCAGGCCGCCCACACCGCCGAAACCGGCACCGTCCCCAGCGTCACCGTCACGCTCGAGGCCCAGCCCGAGCACATGATCGTAAACATCATCGACAACGGCCCCGGCGTACCGGAGAATATCCGCAAGAGCCTCTTCGATCCCTTCGTCAGCGAGGGTAAGCAGAAGGGCACCGGCCTCGGCCTCACCCTCGCCCACCGCATCGCCGTCGAACACGGAGGTGAGGTCATCCTCCTCAGCAGTTGCCCCGGCGAGACTATCTTTCAGATGCGGGTAAAGCGCGGTCTGCGCACAGACGAAGCAACGAGCACCTCAGATGTCGAACGTCAGGATCGGGTCATCGCACATGAGAAGGTCTGGACCTAG
- a CDS encoding response regulator transcription factor, whose product MVATTDMVEENEIELASTPTANLGTILIIEDDPRMQKVLRRIFLEEHYAVAVAGDGQTGLDLFRSVRPLAVVLDLILPRISGRELCQTFKSLSNETPIIVLSAISEVVDKVLLLELGADDYVTKPFSPRELTARIQAAIRRQRKPSGSNVFRFGECEIDFKSMTARRSGTPVVLTAHEFKLLKFFTDNVDRVLTRELLLNEVWGYNAYPTTRTVDNQILKLRQKLEPDPANPKHLLTIYGAGYKFVP is encoded by the coding sequence ATGGTCGCCACCACAGATATGGTTGAAGAAAACGAGATAGAGCTCGCGTCCACACCGACCGCGAACCTTGGCACCATCCTTATCATCGAAGACGACCCGCGTATGCAGAAGGTGCTCCGCCGCATCTTCCTTGAGGAGCACTACGCAGTCGCAGTCGCGGGCGATGGTCAGACCGGCCTCGACCTCTTCCGCAGCGTGCGCCCCCTGGCCGTTGTCCTCGACCTCATCCTCCCCCGCATCTCCGGCCGCGAGCTCTGCCAGACCTTCAAGAGCCTCTCGAACGAGACCCCCATCATCGTCCTCAGCGCCATCAGCGAGGTCGTCGACAAAGTTCTCCTCCTCGAGCTCGGTGCCGACGACTACGTCACCAAACCATTCAGCCCTCGCGAACTGACGGCCCGCATCCAGGCCGCCATCCGCCGCCAGCGCAAGCCCTCCGGCTCCAACGTCTTCCGCTTCGGCGAGTGCGAGATCGACTTCAAGAGTATGACCGCGCGCCGCAGCGGTACTCCCGTCGTGCTCACGGCCCACGAGTTCAAGCTACTGAAGTTCTTCACCGATAACGTAGACCGCGTGCTCACCCGCGAGCTTCTCCTCAACGAGGTCTGGGGATACAACGCGTATCCCACCACCCGGACCGTCGACAACCAGATCCTCAAACTGCGGCAGAAGCTGGAGCCCGACCCGGCCAATCCCAAGCATCTGCTCACAATTTACGGCGCAGGGTACAAATTTGTCCCATGA
- a CDS encoding methyltransferase domain-containing protein: MSHPVHPEHVLTQLLENEKAITCGEQSRHTYFDTHQARFADILRLCRGQVPIPSARVLDIGRSELTAYLLNFYPNIHTLGFDPAIDDGGHRETSDLKSVPHIPFDLLNAHVVSSWPDCGRFDLIVFSEVLEHLCVAPEFVFALLSSLLTDQGVLICTTPNATDISKRLRLLLGRNPYERLRLYSINPGHIREYTRQELSDIAQSVGLSCIGHHYFNWIQGSNQSRIKTIAKKLLRAYPSFRSFQLCVLTRATPSRP, encoded by the coding sequence GTGTCTCATCCGGTCCATCCCGAGCATGTACTTACCCAACTCCTCGAGAACGAGAAAGCGATTACCTGCGGCGAGCAGTCCCGGCATACTTACTTCGACACCCATCAAGCGCGCTTCGCAGACATTCTCCGTCTATGCCGGGGCCAGGTTCCAATCCCTTCCGCACGGGTACTCGATATAGGAAGAAGCGAGCTAACCGCATATCTCCTGAACTTCTATCCCAACATCCACACGCTAGGCTTCGATCCGGCAATTGACGACGGAGGCCATCGCGAGACGAGCGATCTAAAGTCCGTTCCCCACATCCCCTTCGACCTTTTGAACGCGCATGTGGTCTCGAGCTGGCCCGATTGCGGACGCTTTGATCTGATCGTATTTTCAGAGGTGCTGGAACACCTCTGCGTCGCTCCCGAGTTTGTGTTTGCGCTTCTCAGCTCCCTACTCACCGATCAGGGAGTGCTCATCTGCACCACCCCCAACGCGACTGATATCAGCAAGCGGCTCCGCCTGTTGCTTGGACGCAACCCTTACGAGCGGCTCCGGCTTTACTCCATCAATCCCGGACACATCAGGGAGTACACCCGGCAGGAGCTCTCAGACATCGCCCAGAGCGTAGGGCTAAGCTGCATCGGCCATCACTATTTCAACTGGATACAGGGCAGCAATCAAAGCCGGATCAAGACCATCGCCAAAAAGCTTCTTCGGGCCTATCCCTCATTTCGCTCGTTCCAGCTCTGCGTGCTGACCAGGGCAACTCCGTCAAGACCGTAA
- a CDS encoding Wzz/FepE/Etk N-terminal domain-containing protein, protein MNTRTASPIPANWAVRVALLWQHRKLLARVTAISFVLSLGIACILPKQYKATASIMPPDQQNSGAMMLAALAGRGGLGSLGSLASGLLGGHTTTALFVTLLQSGTVGGHLIDRFDLQHVYHSRYRISTAKRLAHNTKISDDKKSGVITISVEDTDPTRARDLAQAYLEELNKLVMQTSTSAAHQERIFIEHRLHSVQNDLEHAQLELSEFSSRNSTVDIKEQTRAMVEAGARIQGELLVEQSGLQSLRQLYGDGNVRVRETQARIAALQRDLTQMTGTSAPLQSEPAANDKGSLYPPLRQLPRLAVPYADLYRRVRVQETVFELLTQQYEMARIEEAKDVPVISVIDAPGIPEKKSFPPRLIVTLLLTFLAVAATSATLLLREGWSHLLPNDPRKTLAAEIIPVIRRRIHFIASPGKRAA, encoded by the coding sequence ATGAACACCCGCACTGCATCCCCCATTCCCGCCAACTGGGCCGTCCGCGTCGCCCTGCTCTGGCAGCACAGAAAACTCCTGGCTCGCGTCACCGCCATCTCATTCGTTCTCAGCCTGGGCATTGCCTGCATTCTTCCCAAGCAATACAAAGCCACAGCCAGCATCATGCCGCCCGACCAGCAAAACTCCGGGGCGATGATGCTCGCAGCCCTCGCCGGACGCGGCGGACTGGGCTCACTCGGCAGCCTTGCCAGCGGCCTCCTCGGCGGCCACACCACCACGGCTCTCTTCGTCACCCTGTTGCAGAGCGGCACTGTCGGCGGCCACCTCATCGACCGCTTCGATCTGCAACACGTCTACCATTCGCGCTATCGTATCTCCACCGCCAAGCGCCTGGCGCACAACACCAAAATCAGCGACGACAAGAAGAGCGGTGTTATCACCATCTCGGTAGAAGACACCGACCCCACGCGCGCACGCGATCTCGCACAGGCCTACCTGGAAGAGCTGAACAAGCTTGTCATGCAGACCAGCACCTCCGCCGCTCACCAGGAGCGCATCTTCATCGAGCATCGCCTCCACTCCGTGCAGAACGATCTCGAACACGCACAGCTCGAACTAAGCGAGTTCTCCAGCCGCAACAGCACCGTCGACATCAAAGAGCAGACCCGCGCGATGGTCGAAGCCGGAGCACGCATACAAGGAGAGCTGCTCGTCGAGCAGTCTGGCCTGCAATCCCTGCGCCAACTCTACGGCGACGGCAACGTACGCGTGCGCGAGACCCAGGCCCGCATCGCCGCCCTGCAACGCGACCTCACGCAGATGACCGGCACATCGGCCCCACTGCAATCAGAGCCTGCTGCAAACGACAAAGGATCACTCTACCCACCCCTGCGCCAACTCCCCCGCCTAGCCGTTCCCTACGCAGACCTCTACCGCCGCGTAAGAGTACAGGAGACCGTCTTCGAGCTGCTCACTCAACAGTATGAGATGGCCCGCATCGAGGAGGCAAAGGACGTCCCCGTCATCAGCGTTATCGACGCACCCGGCATCCCCGAGAAGAAGTCCTTTCCCCCACGCCTCATCGTCACGCTTCTGCTGACCTTTCTTGCCGTCGCAGCAACATCTGCGACCCTCCTCCTCCGCGAAGGCTGGTCTCACCTGCTCCCCAACGATCCCCGCAAAACGCTCGCCGCCGAGATCATCCCCGTCATTCGTCGTCGCATCCACTTCATCGCATCGCCAGGAAAGCGCGCTGCATGA
- a CDS encoding glycosyltransferase family 1 protein yields MKILITAAQFSSHISGLQRHALNMVRCLLTQPDISSVHLVLAPWQRELAEAAGLHTTSRVTLHIADMAPTPLSRNLWHYRRLPQLAAEIQPDIVHLSYPVPVAASAISCPIVLTLHDLYPYEIPENFGFPKVLFNRLILRQCLHAVDAIASVSDTTALRMKQYLPRTAQKKSLRIYNCVEPDPVCAEYSPLPDWHGEPFLLTVSQHRKNKNIPLLIRAFHRLLRGSLVPSRMKLVVIGITGPETPHIHQLISELQLKPNIVFLQGLSEPALQWCYRHCEALAAPSETEGFGLPVAEALLAGCRVLCSDIPAFREIDADHCRFVALGPGAEQRFAQAILATLQEPPPLLLSLPQFSSQALGTQYINLYRELLPSAAHIRTARTPSPNGSRYLVQRKDERDYL; encoded by the coding sequence ATGAAGATCCTGATCACCGCGGCCCAGTTCTCATCCCACATCTCCGGCCTGCAACGCCACGCCTTGAACATGGTGCGCTGCCTCCTCACGCAGCCCGACATCTCATCGGTACACCTCGTCCTCGCCCCCTGGCAGCGAGAACTGGCGGAGGCGGCGGGCCTGCACACAACATCCCGCGTCACCCTCCATATCGCCGATATGGCTCCAACCCCTTTGAGCCGCAACCTATGGCACTATCGTCGCCTCCCCCAACTGGCCGCAGAGATCCAGCCCGACATCGTCCATCTCTCCTATCCCGTACCTGTTGCTGCCTCAGCAATCTCCTGCCCCATTGTGCTCACCCTGCACGACCTCTACCCCTATGAGATCCCCGAGAACTTCGGCTTCCCCAAAGTGCTCTTCAATCGCCTGATCCTGCGCCAGTGCCTGCACGCAGTCGACGCGATCGCATCCGTATCCGACACCACCGCTCTTCGCATGAAGCAGTATCTACCGCGAACGGCGCAAAAAAAATCACTCCGCATCTACAACTGCGTTGAGCCGGATCCAGTCTGCGCCGAATACTCCCCACTCCCCGACTGGCACGGCGAACCCTTCCTGCTCACTGTCTCCCAGCACCGCAAGAACAAGAACATTCCCCTTCTCATCCGAGCCTTCCATCGCCTGCTGCGCGGAAGCCTCGTTCCCTCGCGCATGAAGTTAGTGGTCATCGGCATCACCGGCCCCGAGACCCCGCATATTCATCAACTCATCTCTGAACTGCAACTGAAACCCAACATAGTCTTTCTTCAAGGCCTCTCCGAACCGGCACTGCAGTGGTGCTACCGGCACTGCGAAGCTCTCGCAGCGCCATCCGAGACCGAAGGCTTCGGCCTTCCCGTCGCCGAGGCCCTGCTCGCCGGTTGCCGCGTTCTCTGCTCCGACATCCCCGCCTTCCGCGAGATCGACGCAGACCACTGCCGCTTCGTTGCTCTAGGACCAGGCGCGGAACAACGCTTCGCACAAGCCATCCTGGCCACTCTTCAAGAGCCTCCACCTCTGCTCCTCTCTCTTCCCCAATTCTCTTCCCAGGCACTAGGCACGCAGTACATCAACCTCTATCGCGAGCTTCTGCCCTCGGCAGCCCACATACGCACCGCTCGGACGCCGTCTCCAAACGGCAGTCGTTATTTGGTGCAGAGAAAGGATGAGCGTGATTACCTCTGA
- a CDS encoding WecB/TagA/CpsF family glycosyltransferase — MKQHPDPTCNHAHANVLGVNVSAINMHSAVDLADRWIAGGLPGYICITGVHGVMEAQRDSTLRTILNRAVLNTPDGMPMSWVGHLQGFADMDRVYGPEFMASMCRLSRERGYRHFLYGGQPGVAEQLKQALEIKFSGILVVGTYTPPFRSLNPAEEADLLSQLHAAQPHILWVGLSTPKQERFMAQYVDRLGVPLLVGVGAAFDYHTGRLRDSPAWIQRAGLQWLHRLMQDPKRLWRRYLQNNPAFLWKITLQLLKRQDNPVTID, encoded by the coding sequence ATGAAGCAGCATCCCGATCCAACCTGCAACCACGCTCACGCCAACGTCCTCGGCGTCAATGTCTCGGCCATCAACATGCATAGCGCAGTTGACCTGGCTGATCGCTGGATCGCAGGCGGACTCCCCGGCTACATCTGCATCACCGGCGTACACGGCGTCATGGAGGCCCAACGCGACTCCACACTCCGCACAATCCTGAACCGCGCTGTGCTCAACACGCCCGACGGTATGCCCATGTCCTGGGTAGGCCACCTGCAAGGCTTCGCCGACATGGACCGCGTCTACGGTCCGGAGTTCATGGCCTCCATGTGCCGTCTCTCGCGCGAACGCGGCTATCGCCACTTCCTCTACGGCGGCCAGCCCGGCGTAGCCGAGCAGCTGAAACAGGCCCTCGAAATAAAGTTCTCCGGCATTCTGGTCGTCGGCACTTACACTCCTCCCTTCAGAAGCCTGAACCCGGCCGAGGAAGCTGACCTTCTCTCTCAGCTCCACGCCGCCCAGCCGCACATCCTATGGGTGGGCCTAAGCACTCCCAAGCAGGAACGCTTTATGGCTCAATATGTGGACCGCCTCGGCGTCCCGCTCCTCGTAGGCGTAGGAGCAGCCTTCGACTACCACACCGGCCGCCTGCGCGACAGCCCCGCATGGATCCAGCGCGCAGGACTGCAATGGCTGCATCGCCTCATGCAAGACCCCAAACGCCTCTGGCGACGCTACCTCCAGAACAACCCCGCCTTTCTCTGGAAGATCACTTTGCAACTGCTCAAACGGCAAGATAATCCCGTGACAATTGACTAA
- a CDS encoding sugar transferase yields the protein MITSESYVEKIYSDAVATSGKRQGTLSRRSFLRLVLLCKLLRRRGIRIERTPRWSYTFSKRLLDLVVSSLLLLLLSPVLLLIALLIRLSSRGPALFVQRRAGRHGIPFNMYKFRSMSYTARRYDYSPKTSTDPRITRLGRFLRQTSLDELPQLLNVFLGEMSLVGPRPEMPFIVHRYNRCQRQRLQVIPGITGLWQLSPDRAFPIHENVHHDLFYIRHRTLSIDLAILIHTLIFAMRGGV from the coding sequence GTGATTACCTCTGAATCCTACGTCGAGAAGATCTATTCCGATGCCGTCGCAACCTCCGGCAAGCGCCAGGGCACGCTCTCACGCCGGTCATTCCTGCGCCTTGTCCTCCTCTGCAAACTCCTGCGCCGCCGCGGCATCAGGATCGAGCGCACCCCCCGCTGGAGCTACACCTTCAGCAAGCGGCTGCTCGATCTCGTCGTATCGTCTCTTCTCCTGCTTCTGCTCTCCCCCGTTTTGCTTCTCATCGCACTCCTCATCCGCCTCAGTTCGCGTGGCCCCGCTCTCTTCGTGCAGAGACGAGCAGGCCGCCACGGTATCCCCTTCAACATGTACAAATTCCGTTCGATGTCCTACACCGCGCGGCGCTACGACTACTCCCCCAAGACATCCACCGACCCGCGCATCACCAGGCTCGGAAGATTTCTGCGCCAGACCAGCCTCGATGAGCTTCCGCAGTTGCTGAACGTCTTCCTCGGCGAGATGTCGCTGGTTGGCCCCCGTCCCGAGATGCCCTTCATCGTGCACCGCTACAACCGCTGCCAGCGGCAAAGGCTCCAGGTCATTCCCGGCATCACCGGCCTCTGGCAGCTAAGCCCCGACCGCGCCTTTCCCATCCACGAGAACGTCCACCACGACCTCTTCTACATCCGTCACCGCACCCTCTCTATAGATCTGGCCATCCTCATCCACACCCTGATCTTCGCAATGCGCGGAGGCGTATGA
- a CDS encoding cytochrome c: MRPPQITIAAICLLGLAGCKASPPSRFETSTITFAKHHIFIGNKDQKNPIPYTHQNWEDGKEAFSHYCVACHGTDGQNTGVPFIDHISPPIPSLASAEVQRYTDGQLKWILDNGIRPSGMPGSQGTLSDDELWSIVVYLRHLPPAGSQGTPEMYTH; encoded by the coding sequence ATGCGCCCTCCCCAAATAACAATCGCGGCAATCTGTCTGCTGGGACTGGCCGGATGCAAGGCCAGTCCTCCGAGCCGGTTCGAGACCAGCACCATTACCTTTGCCAAGCACCACATCTTCATCGGCAACAAAGACCAGAAGAACCCAATCCCCTACACCCATCAGAACTGGGAGGACGGTAAGGAAGCCTTCTCCCACTACTGCGTCGCGTGCCACGGCACAGACGGCCAGAACACCGGCGTTCCCTTCATCGACCACATCTCCCCGCCCATCCCCTCACTGGCCTCGGCCGAGGTCCAGCGCTACACCGACGGCCAGCTCAAGTGGATTCTCGACAATGGCATCCGCCCATCCGGGATGCCCGGCTCGCAGGGAACGCTCAGCGACGACGAGCTCTGGTCGATCGTCGTCTACCTGCGCCACCTGCCGCCCGCAGGCAGTCAAGGCACTCCAGAGATGTACACCCACTAA
- a CDS encoding oligosaccharide flippase family protein: MKRHLTNALHGVLDYASYPLGMIVVAPIVLRRLGAAEYGLWMVATAVVSAGGILASGFSDAGIQRVAGLRGADRPNQIAHTVRTLLAINLILGSVVALATWLASPYMARHLAVSHTVPLSECLASLHIASVMILIRAIEAVSVSTQRAFEAYRGTVQISTAIRILTLASAALLATLRMKTESIMLATAVLFTIGTCLQFLHLRKFIDISSLWPSFQPQETHALLGSGIFLWLQTLGSILFRQLDRILLGISLGAAAVAPYSLAIQFAEPLFGLTASGLGFFFPYLSSRASTSSPAALRGTVFKAFLCNLLLVSCGAALLLLFGNSFLRIWAGPTVAHSATSILPLVIAGSALSGLSVTGTYAMQALGLFRIVAYISLGSRSGLLLLMLYMLHHHGLHGLAITRICYGAASLLVYLPLMRQLAPTPTTMTSMPIAPELQEGPSR, encoded by the coding sequence ATGAAGAGGCACCTCACCAACGCCCTGCACGGCGTGCTCGATTATGCCTCCTATCCCCTCGGCATGATCGTGGTCGCTCCCATCGTCCTGCGCAGGCTGGGCGCGGCGGAGTATGGCCTGTGGATGGTAGCCACAGCAGTAGTCAGCGCCGGCGGCATCCTCGCCTCCGGCTTCTCCGACGCAGGCATCCAGCGCGTAGCCGGGCTACGCGGCGCAGACCGGCCCAATCAGATCGCCCATACCGTTCGCACCCTGCTCGCGATCAACCTCATCCTCGGCAGCGTCGTGGCACTCGCGACATGGCTCGCCTCTCCCTACATGGCCCGCCACCTCGCCGTCTCCCATACCGTTCCCCTCAGCGAGTGCCTGGCATCCCTTCATATCGCAAGCGTCATGATCCTCATACGCGCCATCGAAGCAGTAAGCGTCAGCACGCAGCGCGCGTTCGAAGCCTACCGCGGCACCGTACAGATCAGCACCGCCATCCGTATCCTCACGCTGGCTTCGGCAGCACTCCTCGCCACCTTGCGCATGAAGACAGAGAGCATCATGCTCGCCACCGCAGTGCTCTTCACCATCGGCACCTGCCTGCAGTTCCTGCACCTGCGCAAGTTCATCGACATCTCCTCCCTCTGGCCGTCCTTCCAGCCTCAGGAGACCCATGCCCTGCTAGGCTCCGGCATCTTCCTCTGGCTCCAGACACTCGGCAGCATCCTCTTCCGTCAGCTCGACCGCATCCTGCTCGGCATCTCGCTCGGAGCCGCCGCAGTCGCGCCTTACTCTCTGGCAATCCAATTTGCCGAGCCGCTCTTCGGCCTCACCGCATCCGGCCTCGGCTTCTTCTTCCCCTACCTCTCAAGCCGAGCGAGCACCTCTTCGCCAGCCGCCCTGCGCGGCACAGTTTTCAAAGCCTTCCTCTGCAACCTGCTCCTGGTCTCCTGCGGAGCAGCCCTCCTGCTCCTCTTCGGCAACAGCTTCCTTCGCATCTGGGCTGGCCCCACGGTGGCTCACAGCGCCACCTCCATTCTTCCCCTGGTCATCGCAGGCTCCGCTCTCTCCGGGCTCAGCGTCACCGGAACCTACGCCATGCAGGCCCTGGGCCTGTTCCGCATCGTCGCGTACATCAGCCTGGGGAGCCGCAGCGGCCTGCTGCTCCTAATGCTTTACATGCTTCACCACCACGGCCTTCATGGACTAGCGATCACACGCATCTGCTACGGCGCGGCCTCCTTGCTGGTCTATCTCCCCCTCATGCGACAGCTCGCTCCCACCCCAACCACCATGACCTCCATGCCCATCGCCCCGGAGCTTCAGGAAGGTCCATCACGATGA